A window of Tepidisphaeraceae bacterium genomic DNA:
GGGCCTCAACCGACTGCTTTGCCCATCGCAGCGTCCGCTCGAGCGCCTGTTTCTGATATTCGATGGGTGCCGTTCCGGGCGGGCACTCATCGAACGCCATGATAATATCGGCCCCCAGCGCGTTCTGGACCGCCATCGACCGCTCGGGCGTCAGGTGGACCTTGGCCCCGTCGATGTGGCTGCGAAACGTCACCCCGTCGTCGGCGATCTTGTTGATGTCGGCCAGCGAGAAGACCTGAAACCCGCCGCTATCGGTCAAAATCGGCCCCGGCCACGCCATAAAGCGGTGTAAGTCGCCCAGGGCCGCGACCGTTTCCTCGCCGGGCCGCAGCATCAGGTGGTAGGTGTTGGCGAGGATAATCTGCGACCCCGTGGCGGCCACGTGATCGGGGAGCATGCCCTTGATCGTCCCCTGCGTGCCAACGGGCATGAATGCCGGCGTGTCGAAGCTGCCGTGCCGCGTGGTGACGCGCCCCAGCCGCGCGCCGGTGGCGGCGGTCTTGAACAACTCGTACTTTAAGGCGGGGTCGTCGGCCATTGGGACGGCGAATAGTAGGGACCGGCCCGACCTGCCGCAAATCAGGCCGACCCTGCCCGCCATCCCCGCCGCCGATAATCTTGCGTTTCCCACCCTTCTTCCCGACAAGGCGGACGGGCCATAAAGCGTTCCTGGCACCGCGGCGGTCAATCCCGTTGCGCCGCAACGAATGGAACGGCCCGGCCGTTCCTATTCTTGCATCCCAAAAGAAAAGGAACGGCGCGACCGTTCCTCTATTTCCGCCTAACGAGAAACGGAACGGCGCGGCCGTTCCATTTGTTTCACCTTGAATGAAGTGGAACGGCGCGGGCGTTCCTCTTCGTTTACGGCGAAAGAATGGGAACGGTGAGGCCGCTCCGCTTCGTTCGAAACACCGGGAACGGCGGGGCCGCTTCGCCGCTAACGCTCCCCCGCGCATCGGACCTCCTCGAACTTTACGCCCATGCCGTCCATCGCCAGTGCCTAGAGCGTGTTAGGCACATTCGGGGTCAGTAACGCAGGCGGGACGACGCCGGGTGCCACGGTTTGGTACGCCAAGCCGTGTCTGCGTGTACCGGCACGGCTTGGCGTACCAAACCGTGGCACCCAAGCCAGTTTCTGAGCTGGAAAGTGCATAACACGCTCTAAGGGACATCCCGCATCCCGGGAAATTCTTCGGACGCAAACGATCTCTTAGCGCGTTCGACTCGTTATCATTCGTACAACCGCCCGCCAAAGGAAACCCATCCAATGCATCGACTGACAATCGCGTTGCTGGCCGCGCTGGCCATGGCGCCGCTGACGGCCAAGGCTGAAGAGTTCACGGTCGCCTCGTACAACATCGAAAACTTCCACGCCAACTTCTCCGGTCATCGCAAGCTGCAGGCCGCGCGCAAGCAGCCGCTGGACGACCCCGCCGCCAAGCGCGAGCGCGACGAGGCGATCCGCGAAGAGACGGCCATGAACGAGGAGGACCAGTGGGAGATCGCCGAGACGATCACCGACCCGGCGTTCAATCCCGACATCCTGCTGATCCAGGAGGGCCCGCTGCAGGCCGACCTGGAGTACTTCAATCGCCGCTGGTTGAAGGAGGCCTACACGACGGTCATCCAGCTGCCGACGAACGTGAACCCCGATCGCCCGCAGACGCTGTGCATCATGATGAAGCCGGGGTTCGAGATCGTCGACCGGCGGGACCAGTACTTCAAGGAAGTGGACGTCGTTCCGAACGACCGCGATAACCGCCTGTTCGCCCGCGGGCCGTCGTTCCTGAAGGTGCGCACGCCCAGCGGGTACGAGTTCTGGATCGGCAACACGCACCAGAAGAGCAAGGGCGTTCGCCTGCCGGCCCGCGACGGCAACGCTGCGGGTGAGGGATCTGGCGCAACCGATGAGGCGTCCCCCACCGAAGCCGCTAGCACGTCGCAGCCCGAACAGGAGTCGGCCAGCGAGATGCGCACCCGCATGGAGCGCGAAGCGGCCGAGTGGCGCTTCCGCGAGGCAGCCCGCACGCACCAGATCATCAAGGAACTGGAGGCCGCCGGCCCGACCG
This region includes:
- a CDS encoding endonuclease/exonuclease/phosphatase family protein, which gives rise to MHRLTIALLAALAMAPLTAKAEEFTVASYNIENFHANFSGHRKLQAARKQPLDDPAAKRERDEAIREETAMNEEDQWEIAETITDPAFNPDILLIQEGPLQADLEYFNRRWLKEAYTTVIQLPTNVNPDRPQTLCIMMKPGFEIVDRRDQYFKEVDVVPNDRDNRLFARGPSFLKVRTPSGYEFWIGNTHQKSKGVRLPARDGNAAGEGSGATDEASPTEAASTSQPEQESASEMRTRMEREAAEWRFREAARTHQIIKELEAAGPTDVMLVGDMNDDVGMDKTEKLLGHDGMAALIGPPDAGLILATQKLIGDEQISFGGYWRPRYRSLIDHVVTTKSMGDQIADIKIFTGSLARVASDHYPVVVKVKADPATTPAVDTAIMP